The Methanosphaera cuniculi sequence GTATCCTATTCCACGTGTTCCTACTACTATTCCTGATTTTTTATGGTCTGAATGTGTTGTGTATGTTGGGCTTGAATCTTCACCACTTAGTTTTGCTAGGTATTCTTCTCTTTCATCTTCATAGTTATCAAAGTATGATTTTTCTTCTGCTGATAGGTCACTTCTAGATGCTGATAATTCACTCATATATGTTCCATCTTTATAATATAATTTTGTTACATAATATGTTTCATTATCATATGATCCATAGTTTACTCGTATTGAATCATTAAATTTAAATGTTCTTTTGGTTAAATATGCAAGTGTTCTAATCATATCTTTTGTATATATACTGTAGTGTTTTCCTGTTAGTTCATCTGTAAATGTTAAATTTTTAAGTCCTCTGTCTCCTTCATATTGTGTTGCTGTTCCATCTTCATATGATAATGTTACATTTACTGGTTTTACTTCTGCTTGATCAATAAACTCAGCACTTATACATGAGCTAAACATTAGTAGTGTCATTATTGATAAAAACAATAAGGAGATCTTTTTTTTATTAATCATTTTTAAAACTCCTAAGTCATTAATAATTTTTTTTAAATGGATATTATTTTTAAGGTGTGTTAAATGTAGTATTTAAAACTTTAGATAAGATGTATCTTTAATTTAATGTCTATTTACATTTATTTTATATGTTAAACTTATTTTTTTCATGTTTTATTTTATAAATACTTATATTTGATATAAAAAATATAATATACAATATATAGAAGTGAAATTAAAATAATTGGAAAAAAATAAAAACTTTAAGGTGGTGAATTAAAAAAATGGTATTAGTTGAAGGTAAAATTGGAGATAAAACTTATCGTGAACCTTTTTCTAAGGGTATTTTATCAAAGTCTCTCATACGTTCTGAGATTGATCCTGCAAAATCTTATGAAATAGCAGTTGAAATTGAAAAATATTATGTTGATAATAATATTGAAGTTGTTAAAATAGAGGATCTTATTGAACATGTTACAGATAGACTTAATGAAGAGGATCCAAAACTAGCTAAAAAATATTATAAGTGGAAAGAAATTAGACGATCAGAGGATCCTCTTATTATTCTAATAGGAGGTGCTTCTGGTATTGGTACATCAAGTATTTCATTTGAACTTGCAAATAAGCTTGGTATTAAAAATATGTTAAGTACAGATATGATTCGTGAGGTTATGCGTAAGATTGTTTCTAAAGAATTATGTCCAACATTATTTGAATCAAGCTATACTGCAGCTGAGTCACTTAGTACTCCTGCACCACCAGAGTTTGATAAGACGCTCTTAGGATTTAAGGATCATGTAAATACTGTGAGTGTAGGATTAACTGGAGTTATTGAACGTGCAATTAAAGAGGGAATAAGTATTGTTATTGAAGGAGTACATATAGTTCCAGGTTTTATTGATGAGGAATTACTTAAACGTAATAATGTTCATATGTTTGTATTATCATTATCTGATGAAGAAATACATAAAAGTAGATTTTATTCACGTTGTCGACAACTTTGGGCTAGACGTCCTCTTAAACGTTACTTAAAGCACTTTAATGATATTCGTAAAACTCATGATTATATTATTGGTGAAGCTAAAAATCATGATGTATGTGTAATTGAAAATATTGATGTTAATGCAACAATAGATACAATGATTGAAACAATTATTGAAAAACAAACAAACACACAAAAACAAGAAGCATTACAAACACTATAAAAAGAATATAGATATTAACATAAGAAGTTTTATCTTATATTTTTTTTTCTTCTTTTTTTTAGGAATATCCTTTTTTTTAAAACTCTTTTTTCCTTTTTTTGATTAAAAGTATTATTTTTTTAAAATAAGAAATTATTCTTTTTTTATATAGAAAAAAATTATGGGAGGAGAGGTTGAATTATTATTTTTTATATTTTTTTTCTTTTTTTTAGTAGTATAAGTCTGATAACCAGTCTACACTTAGGTATCTTTCACCTGTATCTGGTAGTATTACAACTATTGTTTTATCTTTATTTTCAGGTCTTTTAGCTACTTCTAATGCTGCATATACTGCTGCTCCTGATGATATTCCTGCAAGTATTCCTTCTTTTTGTGCTAGTTGTATTGTTGTTTTTCCTGCATCTTCATCTTCTACATCTATTGTTTCATCTATTAAATCAAGATCTAGAGTGTCTGGTATGAATCCTGGACTTATTCCTTGTATTTTATGTGGTCCTGATTCTCCTTTTGTGATAAATGGTGATCCTGCTGCTTCTACTGCTATTACTTTGAAGTCTGGTTTTACTTCTTTGATTCTTTCTGCTATTCCTGTTGCTGTTCCTCCTGTTCCTACTGATGATATTAGTATGTCTACATTTCCATCTGTGTCTTTTAGTATTTCTTCTGCTGTTAGTATTTTATGTATTTCTGGGTTTGCTGGGTTTGAGAATTGTTGTAGTATGAGTGAGTTTTCTATTTCTTCATTTAGTTGTTCTGCTTTTTTTATTGCTCCTGGTATTCCTTCTGATGCTGGTGTTAATACTAGATCTGCTCCAAATATTTTTATTAGTTTTCGTCTTTCTTCTGAGAATGATTCTGGTAGTACTATTTTTAGTTTGTATCCTTTTGCTGCTGCTGCATATGCTAGTGCTATTCCTGTGTTTCCACTTGTTGGTTCGATTAATGTTGTGTCTTTATCTATTTTTCCTTCTTTTTCTGCTTTTTCAATCATTTCAACTGCTACTCGATCTTTTATGCTACTTGCTGGGTTGAATGATTCTACTTTTACTAGTATTTCTGCATCTACATCTTCAGCTATTTTATTTAGTCTGACAAGTGGTGTATTTCCTATTGCTTCTGTTATATCATTTGCTATTGGTTTTTTTAGTATTTCTATATTTTCTATTGCCATTTCTATCTTTTCCTATATTTTTTTTTATTTTTCTAAGTAAAGTTTTGTTTATTTTTATTATTGTATTATTTGTATCATTTAATAAATATATAATTTAACAATGTTATATTTTTTTGTTTTTTTAAAAAAAATAATAAAAACATATACTCAGAAATATAAAACTAGAACTCATCCTAAAAAAATCACCCAAAAAATAAAGGAAAAATAAGAATATCAGAAAAAATGAATGTGGTATAAAAAAAATAAAGGTGTGAATTAAAATGTGGAATAGAATCGACAACTTACTAGAATTTCTATCAAAAAAAGGTGACCAACAAGCAATAAACATACTTACATCACAACTAAAACAAAAATATAAAAGTAAAATAGAAGAAGGACTTAAATTTACAACAATATGTGAAGATGAAGTACTTGATGTAATAGCAATATACTCAGATGATGGTTTAATATTTGAACATCTCTTCATAGATACAAAAAACAAAAATCTAAGTGACAAATACAACCTATCATCACTAACAGATGAAATGAACTTCAGAGGAGTAGATATAATAAAAACAAGACGAAAAATAACAATACCTGATGTAGAAGCCAAGGAATATGGAATGCCTAATGTAGAGGTACATTTATATATGCAAGCAAAAATACATGAAGATGAAAAAAAGACAATACCACAAAAACCAGTATATCTAATAGCAACCCAAGATGATAAACAAAACAACACAATATATCTGATAGGATATCAAAAAGATAAAATAAAAAACATAACACACATGCTAAATTTAAAAAATAATCATACAAATAAACAAATATCAAATACATTCATAAAAAATATACAAAACCTTGATAAAACACCTGAAAATATGGATTATTCACTACACTATAAAGATATGAAAATGAAATACAGAATACTAAAACGATGGGATGACCTATATGACATGCTACAAGATGGTTATGAAAATATCTATAAAATCATTAAAAACTACGAAAATACCTATAAAACACGTGATACACCATTAAATATAGATATAATAGATGATAACATCATAAAAATGTACTTGTGGGGTAATGTAGAATTTAGGAAAAATAAAAATATGAAATATGAAATTAAAAAAATAAAAATACAAAAAAAGTGAGATTAACTTAACATATCCTATAAAAAAAAGGATTAAAAAAAAGGAGGGGAGATTAAAAGTATATTTTTTTTTATTCTATATTCTATTGATATTTAAAACTACAATTTCTGAGTGTGTACCTAGTCTTATTGGTGCTGCAAAGGTTCCCACTCCTTCACTTACAGATAGGTATGAATTATAATCTCCTTTATCATCATCTTTTATATGATTTCGGAATAATCCTCTGTTGTATTTAAATATTTTCTCTGAAATGAAATTCATTGGATAAAACTGTCCACCATGTGTATGTCCTGATAGTTCAACATCTATTTTTTGTTTTGAAAGTTCATCCCATAACTCAGGAACATGATATATTAAAATATTATTTAGATAATCTGATATTGGTATTTTATATTCATTATTATTTACATCAAATGAAAATGATAATCCTATTATGTTTAATCCCATATCATCATATATCATGTTTTCATCATCTAGTATTATTACATTTGCATTTTCTAGTGCTTTTTTTACATTTTCTATTCCCTGGTAGTAATCATGATTTCCTGGTGTAAATATTACAGGCATTTCGGCTTTTTTTAGTTCATCATAGCTATCTGGTAGTACTGGTGCTGATCCATCTGATATATCTCCTGATATTATGGTTAATGTTTTTATGTTTTCTTTTTGTTTTTGTTGTGCTATTTTATTTATATTTTCTACTACTTGTTTTATTGTTGTATCTGTTCTTGAAGATCCTATATGTAGGTCAGATATATGTATTATACATACATCTTCTGGTTGTTTATCTGATCTATTTTTTAAGTATAAATCATATGATCGTATGTAGTTTCTATGTGCATTAGCATATCCTATGATTGCACATATTGGTACAATTAATAGTAGTACTGGTAGTTTAATTGAATTTGGTATTGGTGTTATATGATCTGTTATAAATAGTGCTATGTTTAAAAACAGGTACATAAATGACATCCATAGCCATATTCCACTTATTTCTACAAGTAATCGTGTTATTTTATGTGATTTTTTTCTTTCAATTTGCATTGGTATAAGATGTAATAATGCAAGTAGTATAGATACAGCTATGAGAATATAGTCTGATATCTGATAGTTTAGAAGGGTGTATATTCCTCCTATAATAAAATAGTTGTATGGTATTAGTATTAATGTTAAAACAGGTCCATGTAGAATTTCTCGTCTTTTTGTGAATTCTATTTTATCATTCCACCACTTGTTTTTATTTTATTTGATTCAATTTTTTCATCATTATAATATTTAGTTTAAAAATAATTATATACTTTTATTTTTTTTTTATGAATGAAAAAAAGGGGGTGGATGTTATAATAAAAAGTAAACTGGGCTATGATTAATTTTTAAAAAAATGAGTTTTAAAAAAAGAATGGGTGGTTAAAAGTTAAAATTTAGATTATATATGCAAGTACTACTTCTACTATTGTTATGAAGATTAGTATTAGTATTACAATTGGGATGAAGTGTTTAAATAAATCATGATTTGTTACATTTTTTCGTATGATTGAATGATATTTAGGGTTAACATCACGTGCATATACTCCTGCTATTATGAAGGATATTATTAGTATCCATATTAGGAGGTTTATTATTACTCCAATTACATTCATGTTTGTTTTAAATATTGATGAGAGTATTATTGTTGTAGTTGGTTCTAGATACAGGCTATTTTGTGCTATTGTATTAATTACTGATGATATGCTTGATAGGAAGTATGTATTTAGTATTGTTACATATATTAATACTATTATTGCTATTGCTATTGATGCCCATAGGTATGCACTTGTTTTGTAGAACATGTATTGTTTTTTAAATTTTAGTTTTGTTGTTGATTCTGTGTATTTATGGTTTTCTTCGTATGTTATAATTAGGTTGTAGTCTTTTTTTGTTATTGATGATGTTACTTCTGCAATTCCATCTTCTACTTTAGATTTTCCAATTAATCGTCCTTTTTTTGTTGTGATTACTACTTTTCCTTTTTTTACTGGTTTGTTTGTGCCTTTTTCGGTTACTTTTACTTGGACTGTGTATCTTTTTGTGTTAGATTCAACAATATTTGCCTCTAGTTGTGTTTTTATTCTATCTGTCATAAAAAGAAACCTCAAAATATTTATTTTTTTTATTATTATTTTTTATCTTCTTTTTTATAATTTCTTAGTAAAAAAAGAAAAAATTTTATTTATAATCTTAAATTATATTTATCTTTCTTTTTTTTTAGTATATATAATTTCATAATTTTCGGGATTTCTGATTATGAAAATTGTTATTTTTAAAATTTTATTTTAGA is a genomic window containing:
- a CDS encoding 2-phosphoglycerate kinase; translated protein: MVLVEGKIGDKTYREPFSKGILSKSLIRSEIDPAKSYEIAVEIEKYYVDNNIEVVKIEDLIEHVTDRLNEEDPKLAKKYYKWKEIRRSEDPLIILIGGASGIGTSSISFELANKLGIKNMLSTDMIREVMRKIVSKELCPTLFESSYTAAESLSTPAPPEFDKTLLGFKDHVNTVSVGLTGVIERAIKEGISIVIEGVHIVPGFIDEELLKRNNVHMFVLSLSDEEIHKSRFYSRCRQLWARRPLKRYLKHFNDIRKTHDYIIGEAKNHDVCVIENIDVNATIDTMIETIIEKQTNTQKQEALQTL
- a CDS encoding metallophosphoesterase, producing MQIERKKSHKITRLLVEISGIWLWMSFMYLFLNIALFITDHITPIPNSIKLPVLLLIVPICAIIGYANAHRNYIRSYDLYLKNRSDKQPEDVCIIHISDLHIGSSRTDTTIKQVVENINKIAQQKQKENIKTLTIISGDISDGSAPVLPDSYDELKKAEMPVIFTPGNHDYYQGIENVKKALENANVIILDDENMIYDDMGLNIIGLSFSFDVNNNEYKIPISDYLNNILIYHVPELWDELSKQKIDVELSGHTHGGQFYPMNFISEKIFKYNRGLFRNHIKDDDKGDYNSYLSVSEGVGTFAAPIRLGTHSEIVVLNINRI
- the cysK gene encoding cysteine synthase A, with amino-acid sequence MAIENIEILKKPIANDITEAIGNTPLVRLNKIAEDVDAEILVKVESFNPASSIKDRVAVEMIEKAEKEGKIDKDTTLIEPTSGNTGIALAYAAAAKGYKLKIVLPESFSEERRKLIKIFGADLVLTPASEGIPGAIKKAEQLNEEIENSLILQQFSNPANPEIHKILTAEEILKDTDGNVDILISSVGTGGTATGIAERIKEVKPDFKVIAVEAAGSPFITKGESGPHKIQGISPGFIPDTLDLDLIDETIDVEDEDAGKTTIQLAQKEGILAGISSGAAVYAALEVAKRPENKDKTIVVILPDTGERYLSVDWLSDLYY